In Quercus robur chromosome 11, dhQueRobu3.1, whole genome shotgun sequence, the following proteins share a genomic window:
- the LOC126706357 gene encoding mitochondrial uncoupling protein 5-like, giving the protein MGLKGFVEGGIASIIAGASTHPLDLIKVRMQLQGESNPALVQPYRPTVAALNTPNGYVSLHVAPPPRVGLVSIGTQIVKSEGATALFSGVSATILRQTLYSTTRMGLYEILKQKWSDHHSDSDAAAKLPIMKKIVAGLVAGSVGAAVGNPADVAMVRMQADGRLPIEQRRSYKSVVDAIGQMSKQEGIASLWRGSALTVNRAMIVTASQLATYDQAKEMILEKGVMSDGIGTHVTASFAAGFVASVASNPIDVIKTRVMNMKLEAGGVAPYSGALDCAMKTVRTEGVMALYKGFIPTISRQGPFTVVLFVTLEQVRKLFKDL; this is encoded by the coding sequence atgggtttgaaaggcttcGTTGAAGGAGGCATTGCTTCAATAATTGCTGGAGCTTCCACTCACCCTCTTGACCTAATCAAGGTCCGAATGCAACTTCAAGGCGAATCCAATCCTGCCCTAGTACAGCCCTATCGTCCCACAGTTGCTGCTCTAAACACCCCAAATGGATACGTATCTCTCCACGTCGCACCACCACCTCGCGTTGGACTTGTTTCCATCGGGACCCAAATCGTCAAATCCGAAGGCGCTACCGCCCTTTTCTCCGGTGTCTCCGCCACCATCCTCCGCCAAACACTGTACTCCACCACCCGCATGGGCCTTTACGAAATCCTAAAACAGAAATGGTCTGATCATCATTCTGATTCAGACGCTGCAGCCAAATTACCAATCATGAAAAAGATAGTAGCTGGCCTTGTTGCCGGCAGTGTCGGCGCGGCGGTCGGGAACCCGGCCGACGTGGCAATGGTCCGCATGCAAGCCGATGGACGTCTCCCTATTGAGCAGCGCCGGAGCTACAAGAGTGTGGTCGATGCAATAGGTCAAATGTCAAAGCAAGAAGGGATTGCTAGCCTGTGGCGCGGCTCGGCTCTAACTGTGAACCGCGCGATGATTGTGACGGCTTCTCAGCTCGCAACTTATGATCAGGCGAAGGAGATGATATTGGAAAAGGGTGTGATGAGTGATGGGATCGGGACCCACGTGACGGCGAGCTTTGCTGCTGGGTTTGTGGCCTCGGTGGCTTCGAATCCAATCGATGTGATCAAGACTAGAGTGATGAATATGAAGTTGGAGGCAGGTGGAGTGGCACCTTACTCTGGTGCATTGGATTGTGCCATGAAGACTGTGAGGACAGAGGGGGTTATGGCTTTGTACAAGGGTTTTATCCCTACTATCTCAAGGCAAGGTCCATTCACTGTGGTGCTATTTGTCACACTTGAACAGGTCCGGAAACTATTCAAGGATTTGTGA